The nucleotide sequence AATGCCCGAGACTTAGTTAGCTCCTCCTGACAACCTTCGCCGCGACCTGTCCATACATCCGCATTGCCGGATCGCCACGGCAATTTATGCCAATTTTAAAGCATTCCATCTGACATAGTTGCTATTTTGCATATTGTATATGTGACATGATTGCGTTCTAGCTTTTGACATTTCACAACAGGTTATGTCTAGTTCCACGCATGATGAAGTAACCATTTCAAGCTAAGGATGACCATTATGTCTGGCGCTAAACTTCTACACAGGATAGCTTCCCTTCTCTTACTCGCAGCAAGCAGTGCTCTCGCATGCCCTGACGGTCAATATGAAGTCTGTGCGATTGTTTGCGTCTGTGTCCCTAATAGTGGAGAGGTAATTAAGACGCCGGGCAAAGTAGGAGGCGAAGTAGTTGAAAAAATCAAAGAAGATCCGGTCAAATTTGTTGTGAACCCCGGCGGTTATATTAACCAGTCGGGTATTCCTACGCCGGGTGATTTTGTAGAGTTTATAGTCAAAAACCCAGATAAACTGATTGAGCTTGTCAACAATCCCGGCCAGTGGCCGTATATTCCAGTAGCACAAGGAATCATTTCCGCTCGCAATGCCGTTATCAACGGAGGCGGCGCTCCAATCCCTGTGCACATTAAGTCATTTCTGCAACGCTGGTATCCACTCGACCTTATAAACAGTGTGCGCTGGACGAGCAACTGGGGGCCGCTGAACAACTCGTTGCAGGCAGCGCAGATGAACTTCAATTCCAGTACCCAAGCCATTGCATTAATAAATGCTGTTGTATTCAGAAACGCAGCCAACTCTCAAGACCCCGCACTATGGGCTCATGAGATGTATCACATTAACCAGTATAGGCAATGGGGCGTATTTGGATTTGCCCAGCGGTGGGTGGATAACTCATCCGTGAACGGTCCGGTTGAATCTCCGGCCTATGCCCGCGAAAAAGAAGCTAGAGCGGTACTTTCCCAAACAGCAGGCGGTGGAACATTTCCGGGTGGAGTCATCGGGAGCGGAACGGCCGATGGTGGCGTTGGAAACCCGCCAATGAAATTGCCGTCAGGATATCCGTTATCAATGTGCGGGTGCTTTGGCCCATTACCGCCAAATGCAAACCGCCCAGCACCCGCATGTGCTAGTGGCATTGACGTTCCGCGTATGTGTCCCGGCATGTGCCCTGGCGGTGGCTTTCCCTACCAAAGCTCATGCATGTAAGCGGGGAATGGTGCAATTTAAGAAGGCAGTTGGTACACCCCGTTTTGCTTCCGATGAGCCAAGAAACCTAACAAATTTAGCGGACGGCTGCATGGGCCTAAATAAACGTCCTGGCAGCGGTTCCAAGGTATAGCATCTTAGATGTACCACCTCAATTCTTGAGCGAAGATGACCGACGTCCGCTTACAGTCTAATTTGACTATGGAGCACATTAATTGACTAGCACTGTTCAACCCGCCTGATAGAAAAATTCTCTACCTCTCGGTTAGCGGATCGGCTCATTTTCCATTGGTGCGCTTGACGCCATTCGGAGATGAGCCGGATATTCCATTAGCCTGAGCTAAATGCTGCATTTTGTCCTGCGTAACCTTTCAGTTTCGCTATGCAAATTATTCTGCTGCAACCGAAAACAAAAGGCGGCGAGTACCACCAGGAAGGCGCTGAGTTCCGTTAGCACATTGATCAGGTTCATTATTCCGCCAGCATGCAGGGCAAGCCACCGGAGAGCCCGGAAGCGTCATGCGCGAATACCTACCAGCCGGATCCCGCATTAGCTTCACTTGGTCATTGCAGGCACGGCCGCCAGCATTTGAGACGACTGTTCTTGAATGTAGACAGGCAGCTAACCCGCAGCTGCCTGAAAGGAAGCAGGCAATCGGAATCGAGCTAGCTCGCCATCCCGGCACTGCGCAATCAGCCCGGTTTCCCACGCGAGGTAGCGGCGTGCCGCTTCCCGGTTGCCGTCATGGCGGTCGTGCACGAAAAACAGGAAATCGATGCGCTCGTGGTCGGGCGGCTCCGCCGGCGTCGATATCATCGGAATGCCGGCAGCTGCAATGGTCGCCAAGCCATCCGAGACGGCATGGATTTGCCTGACGCCTGCTTCGCGCAGATCGAGCGCGACGAGCGACGCCTCCCCTTTCCGGTCGCCAATCAGGACGACCGGTGCGCCGGCCTGGCCGGCCGCCTCTAGACGGGCTACGACATTCAGCCGCGTCGCCCAAATTGCCCCTTGCGGATGTTGTTCGCGGTAGGCCGCACTGGAGCGGAGATCCAGCAGCGTAAAAGACTGGCCCGCTTCGCTCCACTGACGCAACTGCTGCGCTGTGACTGTTGCCACGGCCTGAACCGGCGCAGCGGGCGCTGCAGTGAGTTGCAGCCGGGCCCGGATGCCCTCCTCCACCACCGCGACCTCGAAGCCGAGCTGGTGCATCCAGCTCGCCACCAGTGGCGCCCGCACTGCCTCCTCGTCCAGTAGGATGAGGCGGCTGTTGCGCACGCCTACGTACTGGTCGGTGGCCTGGATCAGCTGCCCACCCGGCGCATGACGCGCACCTGGCAGCGTGCCAGCCGCGAATTCTTCTGCAGTGCGGACATCCAGTACATAGGTCGTGCGCGCCGGATCGTCGATCCAATGTTGCGCCTGCGATGCCGTAAGCGTGGGAATGCCAAAGCGCGCCAGCAGCCTGCCGGCAGCGGCGCGCTCGGTACCCAGCTCTGGCGCCACCTCGGTGGGGTAACGGCGCTGGCTGCGGTACTCGAGCGCCAGGTCGTTCAAATACCAGCCCTGGGTGCCGTTCTCCAGCGCATACACCGGGTTCGGGATGCCCAGATTGCGCAGCGTCTGCGCTCCTATGATGCTGCGGGTGCGTCCGGCGCAGTTCACCACGATGGTGGTGTCGTCATCTGGCACGATTGCGCGCAGCCGATAGGCCAGCTCGCCGTTCGGGCAACTGGTAGCATCCGGAATCGTCATCTTGTGATGCTCTTCAACTGTGCGGCCGTCGAGGATGGCAATCTTCCTGCCGCTTTTTCTCAGCGCATCCAGTTGAAGCGCCGAAACATGCGGCGTTGCATAGGTCTGTTCGGCGAGTTCACCAAAGGTCTTCGACGGCACGTTGACGCCCTTGAACAGCACATGCCCAGCCTGCTCCCAGGCCGGCGTGCCGCCATCCAGTACCGCGACGCGAAAATAGCCGAGATCGGCCAGGCGTCGCGCCGCCCGCGACGCCAGCCCGTCGCCGCCATCGATGAGCACGATCCGCGCCGACCGCCGTGGTGCCAGCCAGCCTGCATCCAACTCGAGCCGGCTGTATGGCAGCGGCACCGCAAAGAACAGATGTCCCTCGCCGAACAAGCCGGCTTCGCGGACATCGAACAACGCCAGCTCGTCGCCATCGTCTAGCCAGGCACGCAGCGTGGCCGGAGAAATTGCCTGTGTCATGCCTGCTCCTTTCCGTCAGCGCCCATCGGGATCGGATTGATGAAGTGGTCGTCACGCTCCAGCTGCGCTACCAGTCCCAGTTCCCAAGACAGGTAAGCCCGCATCTGCGCTTCGCGTTCGGCCTTGTCTTCGTAGGCATACGGGCTGTACCAGGCGTCATCATCGCCGGTCAGGATCGCTTCGCGGCCCGGCACCAGCGGCTGCCCGGCCTGGCGCCATGCCTGGGTGCCGCCGAGCAGGGCAGCCACCTGCCGCCCGGTCCTGCGTCCCAGTTCGGCGGCGACCACGCGCGCCAGCACGCCATCGCTGGACGTGATGACGATCGGCTGGTCCGGCGACAGCGCCCCGACGAATTCCGGCAAGCGGTCCGGCGCACAGAAGCGCGCGCCGGGGATGTGCGCCCTGGCGAATGCCAGGCTGGATTCGACATCGAACACGATAGGCGCAGCCGAAGAAGCGCGCGTCGCCTCGGCAAGCGCGCCCATGCCGATCCAGTCGGCCGTGGCATCGGACGACGCCAGAATCCGGCGAGGCTCCGGACCCACTTCCAGTGGCGTGCCCGGTGCTGGCGCATGCACGTAGACCTGGTATCCGCCGAGCTGCACCAGCCAGGCCGCCGTCGTCAGGGCCCGCACGCCGTCCCAGTCGGCAATCACCACGCGCGCATGACGCGTGCCGATGTATTCATCGGTCGCCTGCACCAGTTGGCCGCCGGGTGCCCAGCGCCATCCCGGTAAGTGGCCGGACTGATATTCGGCGCTGGTCCTGATATCGAACTTGTACAGCGTGACCGCATCGGCTTCGGACTCGAAGCGCGCCAGCAGATCGACATCGATGCGCTGTACAGCGGTCCGCGCGGCGACTGCCTCGGCCTGCCGGCGCGCCACCGCCAGGGAGTGCGCCGACGGCTCCGGGTTCAGGGCGGCGCGGCCATGGGCCAGCTCCCGGCCGCCGAGCAGCCATGCCATCGTACCGTCCTTCAGCGATGCCACCGGGTTCGGGATGCCGGCGTTGATGAGCGTCTGTGCACCGATGATGCTGCGTGTGCGGCCGGCACAGTTCACAACGACCCGGGTGGACGGATCGGGCGCGAGCTCCCGGATGCGGTACACCAGCTCTCCGCCCGGAACGCTATGGGCGCCGGGCACGCTGAAAGCCTGGAATTCCTCGGGCGTGCGGCTATCCACCACGACCAGATCCTGTCCCTCGGCCAAGCCACGCTGCAATTCAGCCGCGTCGATGGTCGGCGTATGCAGGGTTGTCTCGATCACTTCACCCAGCGCCTTGCTCGGTACGTTAGTGCCGCTATAAACCTCGTAGCCCGCGGCTTCCCAGGCCAGCGTGCCGCCCGCAAGCACCGACACGTCGCGATAGCCAAGGCGCGCCAGCTTGCCGGCGGCCTGGTGTCCCAAATGCTCGTCAAGATCGGTGACCACGATCGGCGTAGCGCGCCGCGGCACCAGTGCGTCGATGACGACTTCCAGGCGCCACAGCGGTGCATTACTTGCCAGCAGCAAGTGTTTTTTCGCGAACACGCCTTCCTCGCGCACGTCCAGCAGTGCCAGTTCCCGGCCCGATACCAGCGCCTGCCTGAGCGCCTGCGGGGCTATCACCGGGTGGCGGATCAGCGCGGGCGGCGAGAAGTGCCGGAAAGTGCCGCCTTCGCTGCTCTCGAACACCACCCGTCTCGTCAGGCGCTCCAGCGACAGTCCATAGAAATGCAGGTGCAAGCCATTTTCGCCGCCGACCAATTCAATGGTATGTACGTCGTCCGACGCCAAAATCACATGTCGGCCTGCGGTGACGTCCACTGTGCGCGTGTGCTTCAGACGGTCGCGCAGTGGATCGTCCGTGGCGCGGCGGCGGTAAACCACGTTACGCTCGTTGCCGCGGATGCCAGCGATCATGGCCCAGGTGGTGTGGTCATGCGGCGGCTGGTACTTGCCAGCCAACCCGGCAGACACGAACAGCGCAAAGCGGCCATCGGGATCTTCCGCGAGACGGTACACCGCGTTCGGACGCTCTTTACTGACAGGGAAATGATGCTCCGGGAACAGCTCACGCCGCTGGCCCAGCTGCGTAAGTCGTTCAGCGATTGTGCCAAGGACAGCGCTCTCGCCGGCGCGGGCGAGCGCCCTGGTGCTGGCGATAAACTCGGCGACCGCGCGGGCGCGTTCGGCGCAAACCCTGGCATCGTGAATCGGGGCGGGTGAGGTGGTTTCTGTTGTCATGGTGTTTTAAGGTTGATCAGTCAGGTTCAAAGGTGGGAGCTGGCCGCGGCTTCTAATTCTCGCAGGCATGGCGAAATGCCTGCTGCAGATCCTGGACCAGATCGGCTGCCGACTCCAGCCCGATATGCAAGCGTACTACCGGTCTGCTGCCACGCCAGGCATGCTGGGCGGTAATGCGCTCCGGCGGCGCGAGCAATGCCAGGCTTTCATAGCCGCCCCAGGAAGCGCCAATGCCGAACAGGCGCAGCGCATTGACGAAGGCGTGTGCCCGCGCCAAGTCGAAACGGTGGAATTCGAATGAAAGCAAGCCGTTGGCGCCGGAAAAATCCCGCTGCCACAGCGCATGGCCAGGGTCGCTTGCCAGCGCGGGATAGAACACCTGCGCTACCTCCGCATGGCCCTGGAGAAATTCCGCCACGCTCAGCGCATTGCGCTGGTGTTGTGCCAGGCGCACGGCCAGAGTGCGCATTCCCCGCAGCGTCAGGTAGGCATCGTCGGCGCCCACCGCGGTGCCGAGTGCGTCGCTCGCCTGGACGATGCGTTCCGCGACCGCTTCATTGCCTGCCACGACCGCGCCCTGCATCACGTCGGAGTGGCCGCACAAGTACTTCGTTGAAGCCAGCACCGATACATCGGCGCCAAGCGCGAGCGGTTGTTGCAGGTAACCCGAGGCCCAGGTGTTGTCGGCGGCCAGCAATAGCCCGTGGCTGCGTGCGATCGCCGCCAGCCGTGGCAGGTCGAGTACCTCGAACAGCAGCGAGCCGGGCGATTCCACATACAGCAGCCGAGTGTTGGGCCGGATCATGGCTTCGATGTCGTCGCGCTGCGCAGCGAAATAGCTGACGTCGATGCCGAGGCGGTCCAGCATCTGCCGGTGCAGCTTACGCACCGGCGCATAAACGCTATCGCTCACCACCACATGGTCGCCGGGCGACAGCAGCGCCAGGAAGGTCAGCGAGATGGCGGCCAGGCCTGAAGGCGCCAGCACGCAGCGCCGACCGCCTTCGAGCGTCAGGATCGCCTGTTCCAGTGCACGGTGCGTATCCAGGCCATGACGGCCATAGGTAGCGACATTCTCGCCCGCCAGCCGGCGCGCATGCGCCGCTTCGTAAGCCTCGACGTCAGCGAAACGAACGGTGCTGGTACGCACCACGGGCACGTTGACGGGCGCTTCGGCCCGGTAAAATTCGGCAGCGCCGGCGTGCGCCAGGCGCGTATCGATATGGTCAGTCATGGCGTGCCCCTGTCAAAACCCGGGCTGCGCATGCAGCACGCGCCCCGATGCCGGCGTTCGCAGCGGCCGCGCCGGCCCAGCGCTCTGGAGCGCGCCCGGCCCGCCGCCCAGGCCGCGTGCGAGAAATGCGCGGGTACGTGGATTCGATGGCGCAGTGAAAATCCGTTCGCTCGGCCCATGCTCAACGATCGCGCCGGCTTCGGTGAAATACACGTGATCACTGATTTCCTCGGCAAAGCGCATTTCATGCGTCACCAGCACGCATGTCATGCCATCTTGCACCAGGTCGCGGATTACACCCAGTACCTCGCCGACCGTCTCGGGATCGAGCGCCGACGTCACCTCGTCAAACAGCAGCAGTTCCGGGCGCATTGCCAGCGCGCGCGCAATCGCCACCCGTTGCTGCTGGCCGCCCGACAGCTGGCCGGGATAGGCGTCGGCCTTGTGTGCCAGGTCCACCCGTTCGAGCAGGGTCAGGGCGTCGGCGCGGCTGGCGTCCCGGTCACGGCCGAGGATGCGCACCGGCGCGATAACTAGATTCTCCAGCACCGTCAGGTGCGGAAAGAGGTTGTATTGCTGGAAGACGAAGCCGACGCGCTTGCGCAGCGCAATCAGCTGCGCCTCCGTTGTCAGCGACCGTACCGACGTGCCGCCGACCAGCACTTCACCGCGCTGCGGCACAAGCAGGCCGTTAATGCAGCGCAGGATGGTGGACTTGCCGGAGCCGGACGGCCCAATGATCGATACCGCCTGTCCGCGTTGCACCTCGAGATCAATGCCGTTGAGCACCGGCGTTGGGCCGAATGCAAGATGTACGTCGCGCAGAGCCACTAACGGCGCATGAAGCGTGGCGGGAAGTTCATTCAAAGGCATATTTGCGCTCCAGTCGTTGCGTGAGCCGGGAAATCGGATAGCAGTAAATGAAAAACAGCGCCAGTGTGGTGAGATAGATCGTCACCGTGAAGTCGACGCGGTTGACCGTGGTGCTGGCAATCTGCGCTGTATCTAGCAGATCGTGCACGCCCACCAGCGACGCCAGCGATGTGGCCATGGTGATCGACGCATACAGGTTCATCCATGGCGGCAGCATGCGCTTGGCGCATTGCGGCAGCACCACCCAGCGAAAGATCTGGGCGCGGCGAAAGGCCAGCGAGGTCGCGGCTTCCCACTGCGCAGCCGGGATCGAGCCGATCGCGCCGCGAAAGATCTCGGCCACGTTCGCGCTGGCGGGCAACGCCAGGCCAATGGTGACCTTGATCCAGTCGGGAAAGGCAACATAATGGCCGCCAAGCTTCAACTCGAAGGGAAACACATAACTGGCAAAGTAGATCAGCACCAGCATGGGTGCATTGCGGAACACCACCACATAGCAGCGACTCACGATGCGAAGCGGCACCAGCGGCGAGAGCTGCAAGGCGCCGATGACCAGACCGACAACCGAGCCCAGGCCAATGGCGGCGATGCTGATGCGGATATTGGCGAGCAGACCGGCGCCGAGCGCCGGCGCCCATTCCGCCAGATGGCCAGGCACCGTGGGCGCGCTCCACAGCCACCAGGCGACGAGCGCCGCCAGCGCGGCCAGCAGCAACGTTCCGGCGGCCGGAAACGCAGGCGCCGGAGCGATGCCGATAGAGCGGCTATTGTCCATATCCGGGGATCCTCCATCGGGTTTCAAGCCAGCGTCCAGCCAGGGTCACGGCATAGGTAAGCACGGCAAAGTAAAGCAGGATCAGCAGCATCAGCTCCAGCACGTTGTCGCGCTGGGTCCAGATCATGATGGACTGGTAAGTCACATCGCCCACGGCGATAGCGGATGCAACCGCGGTCATCTTCACCAAGTCCACCAGGTTGTTGACAATGGCCGGCAGGGCAAAGCGCAGCGCCAACGGGAACTGCACCAGCCAAAGGCGCTTTCTGCGGCCAAAACCAAGCGAGGCAGCCGCCTCCAGCGTCGTTAGCGGAATCGCTTCCAGCCCGGCGCGCAGCGCTTCCGCATGGAACACCGCCTTGTGCAGCGAAATCACGAGCACGACCCAGATGAACGGCGTCAGCGGATTGGTGCCATATGGCTGCAGCGCCTGGCTGATCAGCATGTTAAGCACCAGGAAGCCGCAATACAGCTGCACCAGCGTGGGCGTATTCCGGGTCAATTCGACGAATGCGCGGGTCGCACTGGCGAGCGGTTTGCTGGGCGACACCAGCATGGCGGCCAGCGCGATCCCCGCCACCAGGCTGCACGCGATGGTATTCGCCGCCAGCTCGAGGGTCACCAGCAAGCCTTGCAGGAAGGCGGAGCGTTCCGCGGCATCCAGCAGGAAGCTGTAGTTCAGATCCACCCGCCGCGCCAGCGCCACGGCCGATTCCAGCCAGGAAGCGTTCATGCGGCCGCCTCGGTGCGCGGCAGCAGCGCGGCGCAGGCGCGCCGGATGCGCTCGCAGGCGTCGTCGATGGTCGCCGTCGACACGGCCAGCGAAAAGCGCACATAGGGCGACAGCCCGAACGAGGCGCCGTCGACGGTGGCCACCCCTGCCGACGTGAGCAGGTAGTCGACCGCGTCCGTATCGCTTCGCAGCGCCTTTCCGGCAGGCGTGGTCCGGCCCAGCAAGCCTGCGCAGCCGGCGTACACGAAGAAGGCGCCTTCCGGCGCGGCAACGTCGATGCCGTCGATTGCCGCGAGCCCGGACACCAGCGCGTCGCGGCGCTTCGCATAGGCAGCCGCGGCATCGGCGACGAAAGACTGGTCGCCCGCCAACGCCTCCAGCGCCGCCGCCTGGCTGATCGAACCGGCGCCGGATGACGACTGGCTTTGCACCGCCGTCATCGCCTGTACCAGTGGCAGCGGCCCGGCGCCGTAGCCAAGGCGCCAGCCGGTCATCGCATACGTCTTGGACACGCCGTTGACCACCAGCACCCGGTCAGCCAGGTCGGGCGCCACGGCAAGGAAATGCACACGCGGCCGCTGGTCGAAGCGAACATGCTCGTAGAGCTCGTCGAGCAGCAGCAACACCTGCGGATGCCGACGCAGGACCTGCGCCAGCGCCGCGAACTCGGCTTCGCCGTAAACGGCGCCGGCCGGGTTGCTGGGCGAGTTCAGCACCAACCACCGGGTATGCGGTGTGATTGCCCGTTCCACCGCTGGCGCGTCGGGCTTGAAGTCGCTCTCCGGCACTGTGGGGACAAACACCGGCCGCCCGCCATTGATGCGGACCATGTCGGGGAACGACGGCCAGTAGGGCGCCGGAATGACGACTTCCATGCCCTCGTCGAGGGTCGCGGCAAAGGCATTGAAGATGATTTGCTTGGCGCCGTTGGCGACCATGATCTGCTCGATCGGATAGTTCAAGCTGTTTTCGCGCTGCAGCTTGTCACGGATCGCCGCGCGCAGCGCGGCTGTGCCAGCCACCGGCGTGTACTTCGTGTCGCCGCGCCGGATCGCCGCGATGCCTGCCTCCTTGATGGCGTCGGGCGTGTCGAAGTCGGGTTCACCAACGGTCAAATTCAGTATCGGCATGCCCTTGGCCGCCAATTCCTGGGCACGCTGGTTCGCGACGGCGTTCGGCGAGACTGTAATCTGCCTGACCCGCTGTGACAGGTAAAACGCTGGCATGGTGTTTTTGCTCCTAGGGCTGGGGTCTGTCATCCGAGGACTTTCCCGGGGTTGAGCAGACCCTGTGGGTCGAGCGCGCGCTTGACGCGACGCATCAAGTCGAGTTCCGCCTCGCTTTTGTAATGCAGCAGCAGGTCGCGCTTGCGCTGGCCAATGCCATGCTCGGCGCTGATGGAGCCGCCATGCGCGGCAACGCAGTCATGCACCACGCGCTCGATATCGCTGGCGCGAGCCAGATGATCCGCGACCGGCTGTCCAGCGGCGCGCTCGACGTTGTAGTGCAGGTTGCCGTCTCCCAGGTGGCCAAAAGTGATGTTGCGCACGCCGGGAAAATGCCGTTGCAGCGCCGCGTCGGCGGCCTGCACGAAAGGGACGATGCGCGAGATCGGCACCGCGATATCGTGCTTCACGTTCATGCCGTCGGCGCCCTGGGCCGCATGCAGCGCATGTTCGCGCAGATGCCACAGCTGCTGGCGATGCGTTTCACTCGCGGCGATGACGGCGTGGCTGACCTGCCCACCTGCCATCGCGTAGTGTGCAGCCGATTCGAAGCGTTCCTGCAGCAACGCATGATCGGCATCGGCCAGCTCGACCAACGCATACCAGGGCGCCTGGCGCTCCTCGCCGTTGATCGGCAGCCGGTAATCCGGCTGGTAGTGCGCCACCAGGTCGAGGCAGCTCAGTGAAAAAAGCTCGAATGCGACCAGCCCTGCACCGAAGGCTGAGCGTGCATCGCTTAGGAAAGCGATTGCGTCCTGCAGCGAGCGAAAACCGACGAAGGCGGCAAGACGGGCGGACGGCAACGGGTACAGCCGCAGTGTCGCCGCAGTGATGATGCCAAGCGTACCTTCGCTGCCGATGTACAAGTCACGCAGGCTGTAGCCAGTATTGTCCTTGCGCAGCCCACGCAAGCCATCCCAGATCCTGCCTTCGGCGGTGACCACTTCCACGCCCAGCGCCAGCTCCCGCGCATTGCCGTACCGCAGTACTTGGGTGCCGCCCGCGTTGGTGCTGAGGTTGCCGCCGATGGTGCAACTGCCTTCCGATGCCAGGCTCAGCGGGAACAAGCGCCCCGCCGCCTCGGCCGCCTGCTGGACCTGCTGCAGCACGCAGCCGGCTTCCGCCGTGATCGTGTCATTCTCGCTATCGACTTCGCGGATGCGGTTCAGTC is from Noviherbaspirillum sp. L7-7A and encodes:
- a CDS encoding DUF4157 domain-containing protein — encoded protein: MSGAKLLHRIASLLLLAASSALACPDGQYEVCAIVCVCVPNSGEVIKTPGKVGGEVVEKIKEDPVKFVVNPGGYINQSGIPTPGDFVEFIVKNPDKLIELVNNPGQWPYIPVAQGIISARNAVINGGGAPIPVHIKSFLQRWYPLDLINSVRWTSNWGPLNNSLQAAQMNFNSSTQAIALINAVVFRNAANSQDPALWAHEMYHINQYRQWGVFGFAQRWVDNSSVNGPVESPAYAREKEARAVLSQTAGGGTFPGGVIGSGTADGGVGNPPMKLPSGYPLSMCGCFGPLPPNANRPAPACASGIDVPRMCPGMCPGGGFPYQSSCM
- a CDS encoding rhodanese-like domain-containing protein, giving the protein MTQAISPATLRAWLDDGDELALFDVREAGLFGEGHLFFAVPLPYSRLELDAGWLAPRRSARIVLIDGGDGLASRAARRLADLGYFRVAVLDGGTPAWEQAGHVLFKGVNVPSKTFGELAEQTYATPHVSALQLDALRKSGRKIAILDGRTVEEHHKMTIPDATSCPNGELAYRLRAIVPDDDTTIVVNCAGRTRSIIGAQTLRNLGIPNPVYALENGTQGWYLNDLALEYRSQRRYPTEVAPELGTERAAAGRLLARFGIPTLTASQAQHWIDDPARTTYVLDVRTAEEFAAGTLPGARHAPGGQLIQATDQYVGVRNSRLILLDEEAVRAPLVASWMHQLGFEVAVVEEGIRARLQLTAAPAAPVQAVATVTAQQLRQWSEAGQSFTLLDLRSSAAYREQHPQGAIWATRLNVVARLEAAGQAGAPVVLIGDRKGEASLVALDLREAGVRQIHAVSDGLATIAAAGIPMISTPAEPPDHERIDFLFFVHDRHDGNREAARRYLAWETGLIAQCRDGELARFRLPASFQAAAG
- a CDS encoding rhodanese-like domain-containing protein, with the protein product MTTETTSPAPIHDARVCAERARAVAEFIASTRALARAGESAVLGTIAERLTQLGQRRELFPEHHFPVSKERPNAVYRLAEDPDGRFALFVSAGLAGKYQPPHDHTTWAMIAGIRGNERNVVYRRRATDDPLRDRLKHTRTVDVTAGRHVILASDDVHTIELVGGENGLHLHFYGLSLERLTRRVVFESSEGGTFRHFSPPALIRHPVIAPQALRQALVSGRELALLDVREEGVFAKKHLLLASNAPLWRLEVVIDALVPRRATPIVVTDLDEHLGHQAAGKLARLGYRDVSVLAGGTLAWEAAGYEVYSGTNVPSKALGEVIETTLHTPTIDAAELQRGLAEGQDLVVVDSRTPEEFQAFSVPGAHSVPGGELVYRIRELAPDPSTRVVVNCAGRTRSIIGAQTLINAGIPNPVASLKDGTMAWLLGGRELAHGRAALNPEPSAHSLAVARRQAEAVAARTAVQRIDVDLLARFESEADAVTLYKFDIRTSAEYQSGHLPGWRWAPGGQLVQATDEYIGTRHARVVIADWDGVRALTTAAWLVQLGGYQVYVHAPAPGTPLEVGPEPRRILASSDATADWIGMGALAEATRASSAAPIVFDVESSLAFARAHIPGARFCAPDRLPEFVGALSPDQPIVITSSDGVLARVVAAELGRRTGRQVAALLGGTQAWRQAGQPLVPGREAILTGDDDAWYSPYAYEDKAEREAQMRAYLSWELGLVAQLERDDHFINPIPMGADGKEQA
- the metC gene encoding cystathionine beta-lyase, translated to MTDHIDTRLAHAGAAEFYRAEAPVNVPVVRTSTVRFADVEAYEAAHARRLAGENVATYGRHGLDTHRALEQAILTLEGGRRCVLAPSGLAAISLTFLALLSPGDHVVVSDSVYAPVRKLHRQMLDRLGIDVSYFAAQRDDIEAMIRPNTRLLYVESPGSLLFEVLDLPRLAAIARSHGLLLAADNTWASGYLQQPLALGADVSVLASTKYLCGHSDVMQGAVVAGNEAVAERIVQASDALGTAVGADDAYLTLRGMRTLAVRLAQHQRNALSVAEFLQGHAEVAQVFYPALASDPGHALWQRDFSGANGLLSFEFHRFDLARAHAFVNALRLFGIGASWGGYESLALLAPPERITAQHAWRGSRPVVRLHIGLESAADLVQDLQQAFRHACEN
- a CDS encoding amino acid ABC transporter ATP-binding protein; translation: MPLNELPATLHAPLVALRDVHLAFGPTPVLNGIDLEVQRGQAVSIIGPSGSGKSTILRCINGLLVPQRGEVLVGGTSVRSLTTEAQLIALRKRVGFVFQQYNLFPHLTVLENLVIAPVRILGRDRDASRADALTLLERVDLAHKADAYPGQLSGGQQQRVAIARALAMRPELLLFDEVTSALDPETVGEVLGVIRDLVQDGMTCVLVTHEMRFAEEISDHVYFTEAGAIVEHGPSERIFTAPSNPRTRAFLARGLGGGPGALQSAGPARPLRTPASGRVLHAQPGF
- a CDS encoding amino acid ABC transporter permease, whose product is MDNSRSIGIAPAPAFPAAGTLLLAALAALVAWWLWSAPTVPGHLAEWAPALGAGLLANIRISIAAIGLGSVVGLVIGALQLSPLVPLRIVSRCYVVVFRNAPMLVLIYFASYVFPFELKLGGHYVAFPDWIKVTIGLALPASANVAEIFRGAIGSIPAAQWEAATSLAFRRAQIFRWVVLPQCAKRMLPPWMNLYASITMATSLASLVGVHDLLDTAQIASTTVNRVDFTVTIYLTTLALFFIYCYPISRLTQRLERKYAFE
- a CDS encoding amino acid ABC transporter permease, coding for MNASWLESAVALARRVDLNYSFLLDAAERSAFLQGLLVTLELAANTIACSLVAGIALAAMLVSPSKPLASATRAFVELTRNTPTLVQLYCGFLVLNMLISQALQPYGTNPLTPFIWVVLVISLHKAVFHAEALRAGLEAIPLTTLEAAASLGFGRRKRLWLVQFPLALRFALPAIVNNLVDLVKMTAVASAIAVGDVTYQSIMIWTQRDNVLELMLLILLYFAVLTYAVTLAGRWLETRWRIPGYGQ
- a CDS encoding aminotransferase class I/II-fold pyridoxal phosphate-dependent enzyme — protein: MPILNLTVGEPDFDTPDAIKEAGIAAIRRGDTKYTPVAGTAALRAAIRDKLQRENSLNYPIEQIMVANGAKQIIFNAFAATLDEGMEVVIPAPYWPSFPDMVRINGGRPVFVPTVPESDFKPDAPAVERAITPHTRWLVLNSPSNPAGAVYGEAEFAALAQVLRRHPQVLLLLDELYEHVRFDQRPRVHFLAVAPDLADRVLVVNGVSKTYAMTGWRLGYGAGPLPLVQAMTAVQSQSSSGAGSISQAAALEALAGDQSFVADAAAAYAKRRDALVSGLAAIDGIDVAAPEGAFFVYAGCAGLLGRTTPAGKALRSDTDAVDYLLTSAGVATVDGASFGLSPYVRFSLAVSTATIDDACERIRRACAALLPRTEAAA
- a CDS encoding FAD-binding oxidoreductase — encoded protein: MTPLDDLRALLGKAHVLTGGDAAPFTRDWHGRYDHAALAVVRPADAAQVAAVVRLCSRHRVAIVPQGGNTGLMGGAAPTAGVPSVVLFLTRLNRIREVDSENDTITAEAGCVLQQVQQAAEAAGRLFPLSLASEGSCTIGGNLSTNAGGTQVLRYGNARELALGVEVVTAEGRIWDGLRGLRKDNTGYSLRDLYIGSEGTLGIITAATLRLYPLPSARLAAFVGFRSLQDAIAFLSDARSAFGAGLVAFELFSLSCLDLVAHYQPDYRLPINGEERQAPWYALVELADADHALLQERFESAAHYAMAGGQVSHAVIAASETHRQQLWHLREHALHAAQGADGMNVKHDIAVPISRIVPFVQAADAALQRHFPGVRNITFGHLGDGNLHYNVERAAGQPVADHLARASDIERVVHDCVAAHGGSISAEHGIGQRKRDLLLHYKSEAELDLMRRVKRALDPQGLLNPGKVLG